ACGGTGCGCGACGTGCTCGACCGCGTGGAGCGCTGGCGCGCCGTCTACGGCCCGGACTACGGGCGGGCCGCGACTTCGAGCGGGCCGAACGGATAGCGCAGGCCCATCCGCTCGCACATCCGGATCAGCCGGTTGAGCGCCAGCCCCATCACGGCGAAGTAGTCGCCGTCCACGCGGGTGACGATCGTGGCGCCGAACCCCTGGATGCCGTAGGCACCGGCCTTGTCCATGGGCTCGCCGGTGGCGATGTAGCGCGCGATCTCCTCGTCGGACAGTTCGCGGAAGGTGACGCCCACCTCCTCCACGCCCGATTCCACGCGCCCGCGCCAGGCCACGGCCACACCAGTCAGCACGACGTGCGCCCGTCCGCTCAGCCGCCGCAGCATGCGGGCCGCGTCGGCCTCCGATTCCGGCTTGGCCAGCACCTCGCCGTCCACCACCACCGTCGTGTCGCTGCCGATGGCCACAGCGTCGGCGTCGCCCAGCGCCAGGGCCTTTTCGCGCGCCAGCCGCTCGACGTACGCGGCCGGCGGCTCGCCCGCGCGCAACGATTCGTCCACGTCGGCGGGCCGTACCTCGTGCGGGATGCCCACCAGCGTGAGCAGGTCGCGGCGGCGCGGCGACGCCGAGGCGAGGACCACGCGCGGCGCGGTCACTTTTCCAGCCACAGGGTGACCGGTCCGTCGTTGACCAACTCCACGTCCATCATCGCGCCGAACTCGCCGGTCTCGGTGCGCACGCCGCGCGCGCGCAGGGCGGCCACGAACCGCTCGTAGAGCGGCACCGCCACGTCGGGACGCGCCGCGTCGATGAAGCTGGGGCGGCGTCCCTTGGC
This genomic interval from Gemmatimonadaceae bacterium contains the following:
- a CDS encoding Maf family protein, which encodes MAGKVTAPRVVLASASPRRRDLLTLVGIPHEVRPADVDESLRAGEPPAAYVERLAREKALALGDADAVAIGSDTTVVVDGEVLAKPESEADAARMLRRLSGRAHVVLTGVAVAWRGRVESGVEEVGVTFRELSDEEIARYIATGEPMDKAGAYGIQGFGATIVTRVDGDYFAVMGLALNRLIRMCERMGLRYPFGPLEVAARP